The Hyalangium gracile genome segment CTATGAGCCTCTGAAGAGTCCATGTGGCACGCGCGGAAGAGGGAGGGCGTCGGAGCATCGCCTGACGCTGCCACGGTGCGTATTCCCTCAGCAAGCGTCCATGCGCCGGCTACGCCACCTGGGAGCGCAGCCTGGGCAGGAGTGTACCCCAAGGGGCCAGGCTTGGTCCAAAGTCGCGCGCCAAGCCGACACCAGGTTGTAGGCCAGCACCCGCAGCCAGGCCGTTACCTCCAGCGAGGAGCGCGAGTGCAGGCAAGGCTGCCGGTCGTCCTCCTCGAGCACCATGTCGAGCGTCCAGTGGTGGCGGTTTTCGATGGCCCAATGCAGCCGCACCAGGCGCAGCAAGTGAGCAAAGCTCAGCTCCACGGTGGACAGAGAGGTGACGAAGTAGCGCCATTCGATGCTCTGGGTGCCATCCCTCTTCAGGTGAGTCTGGCGCACGCACAGCAGCAGCTGGGCTCCTGCAAACTCTACCTCGCCAGGCTTCAGCGCATGCGTCCACAGCTCTCGCACCACCGTCTCCCCACGCGCTCGGTCCTCGGTGCGTGCCCGGGCGGCACACCGCTTGTCGGCCAGGCTCTCTATCGCATGGCCGTGCAAGGTGGGCTGGTTGCCCTTGAGCCCCAGCAGGTAATGCTTGCCCAGTGAGCGCACCAGGGCGGCGTTCTCCGCTGCCGTCAGCCCTGCGTCCGCTGTTATCACCTGGAAGTGCTCGCCCCAGCTCTCCACCACGCGCGGCACCAGCTGGTGGAAGGCCGGGCTCTCACCTTCCTTGGCGCCAATGAATTCCAAGTCCACGCAGGGAGCGGCCACCACGCTGGTGAGCACCGCCCGCAGCGTGCCCAGGCGCCACAGCGGCGTACCCGCCTCGTCATTGGCCACCGCCTCAAGGCCTGCTACCTGATGCTGCTGGCTGGTCCACAACGACTTGCCATCCACCGATAGCACTCCCATCGGCAGCGCCACCTTCTCCACGTCCGGGGACTTGAGCAGCCGCCGCACCTGGACGGCCACCGTCTGCCGCAGCCCCGCCGTCGACTGGCGGGCCAGCAGTCTCCACAGCGTGGGGTCCGACACCCTCTTTGGCACCGCCAGGTGCTGGCGCACGCGCGCGCCCAAGTCAGTGGCCAAGTCCTCCACTCGCCTCAGGCTCTTCAGCCCGCAGGCGAACGCTGCCACCAACAGCATCAGCAGCCCGCGGTGCTCGTACCTTCTGCCTCGCGTCTGCCGTGGGTCCACCACCTGCTGGCTCCACTCCACCTCGGCCCATCTCAACGCGCGCCGCCGTTGTCCTGACACTCCACTCATGCTCCACTGCTCCCGGCTCCTGCGCCTTTTCCCAGCGGAAGCCACTTGGGGGGATGGGGCTCGCCAGCTCCATCCCTCCGCCTTCTCCCGGGGGCGCTGTAGCTCACCTCTCTCCTTCATGGAACCGGCCAGGTAGGATGCTTCGCCGCCTACCTGTCACGACATCCCAGGGACGCGATCAGAACGAGGCTCCGCAACGGGCGGTGACCACCAGGACGGACCTCTCACAGCGCAGGTGCCCGTCCTCACTCACCTTCTGCTCTCCTCTTCCCCTGATCATGAATCAGGCCTGGCCGTGACAGGGAGCCAGTCGTAGTGAGGCCGCCTTACAAGCCGAACACCTTCGCGAAGAGCTGCTCGGCGTGAGACTTCTCGGGTTTCACGACGCCCGCGGACGAGCCCACGCCAGCGGCGGTCGCCAGGCTGGGCCGCAGGCCCTCCACGATACCGGGCTTGATGTGGTGGCGCAGATCAACGGCCACATCCGTCTTGAAGTGCGTGCCCACGCCCGCCGCGGCATGCAAGTCCGTGACTTGCCGCAGGACGCCGTTCTCGACACCGAACCGGCCCATGGCCTGGGCGGCCGCACCCGCCACCGCGCCGCCGGTGACCGAGCCGTGTAGCCGTCCCAGGTGTCCGCCCGCGGTGCCATAGACACCCGCGGTGGCGGCCGCGCCCACCTTGCCGGAGACCAGGGCCGTGGTGGCCCGGGGATCCAGGGTGGCGAAGCCCTCGGCGAAGGCGCTGGCGCCAGCCTTGGCGTCGCCCTTCACGAAGCCTCCTACGTGGCGGTTGAAGTCGTGGCTGGCGCTGGCGGTGACACCCACGCCCGTCTCCGCCTTGGCCGTCATCGCGGCCGTGTACTGGTGATTGCGCCTGTCGGCCGAGATGCCCGCCTGCGCCGAGGACTTGAAGGTGTTGGCCTCGGCGGTGAGCTGGGCCGTGGAGAGGCCCAGCCGTCCCGCGTGGACCTTCTGCGCCTGGTAGGAGGCCGAGGGCCCGTTGAACTCGGCCTGGGCCGAGTAGTGGTGCACGCCGCCGCCATTCTGGGTGGCGGTGGAGACCTTGGCCGAGCCCACGTTCGTCTTCACCGTGCCGCCGAGAGCTTGCGTCTCGAAGGGCTTGCCCGGCTTGTCGAGATACTTCGTCTCATGGGCGTTGGGCGGCACCTTGAGCTTGTTGTCACCGCCGCTGACCATCACCTTCCCGGCCTCTCCCGCGCCCCCCTTGAAAGGGATATGGCTGGGCCCGCCCACCGCGTCCCCCGGGTGCTTCACGGGCCTGGTCGCGGGCCTGTCCATGGCGGACAGCGGTTTGGCGCGCGCCAGCGGCTTCGGCTGGAAGAGGGTGGAGGAGGTCGCCTTGGGGTTGGGGGAGAGCGGCCTGGCGCGGGTCAGCTTGGAGCCAATGCGGGGCATGGAAGAATCCTCGGGGGAGTTCGCTCGGTGTGCAGCGAGGTATGGCTGTGTCCCTCTGCATCCGACATGCCGCGCTCCAGGCTCACGCTGGGGTCCGCAGGCCTGTTTGATCTCCAGTGGTTACGCGCAGGTGGAGGCAAGGGGCTGGTGAGCGGTGTCACCAGGCGCAAGAGCGCTGTCACCACCCGCTCACCGTGGGGGCAGTTCGCGGAAGGAGAGGCAGTGGGGTGCGTGGCGCTCTACTCCTTCCTTGAAGCGCTCGGTGGCGATGAGGAGGGTGGGGAAGTTGGCCAAGCGGAACAGGTCCAGGTGCCGTGGGAGCGAGGCCGCGTCGAGGATGGGGCTCTCGGGGAGACTGATGTCGTAACGGCCGCACCTGGCGCATGGCGCGACTTTGCCCGGTGGGAGGCACTGGGGGTGGAGCAGGCCGTGAGGCTCGATCTGGAGCTCAAGGAACTCGGGCCCATTGCTCCGGCTGGAGCGCAGTCGGGTGGGACAGCCAAGCAGTCCTCGAACACTCGTGGACTGGAGAAGCTCCAAGATGTCGCGGCGCGCCAGCATGTGGAACCCAGACCGGGGGAGGACGAGAGGTCCAAGCTCTCCCTTGATGGTCCCTACCAACGGTCCGAACATGGTTCCTGGCTCAAGAGGCGCTTCCTGAGGGACAAAGGGACGGAGCACCGAACGCAGACGCTCGAACTCCGCAAAATCCTCCTCCAGCCGAGCCTTCTCGAGTTTGTGACGCTCCGGGTGGTTAGACAGGTCCACGCATGGGTAGGCGATGGCAGGAGTGTTCCAGATGGCATCGCATTGGGGACAATGGGCTCCTGGCATCTTCCAAAGGTGTCTGGCTTCAAACCACCCTTTCCAAGGAGAGGACTCGTCGTGGCCGAGTTCGTAGAAGCGGGTCATGGGCTCAATACTCGATTGGCGGCGGCAGCAGATAGGGAGGCTTGTCGTAATAGGGCACGATGAAGCCAACCAGCTTGAAGCGTTTGATCAGCTCCCATGCATGCTCGTACATCTGCTGCCGGGTCGCTCCGGGTCTGGCCCTCTGGAAATCGCGCCACGCTTGATTCCAGGGACCGCACCCGCTGGCAAGCACGACGAGACCTGGCAAGAGCGCGCTCAGCCTCGATGCACCCCTGGGTTCCTCCAAGAGCGCGGCTCAGCGCATTCCCAGGAACTTATCGCCGAGCAGGTAGCCGACGGTCATTGCCAGCACCAGCAGCGCGCCCTGCAGCTTCGGCGGGGCGGGCAAGGGGATGTCGAGCAGCCGGCAGCCGGCTCCGATGGCCAACGCCAGGACAGGACCGACCATGAGCTCCATCATGTGCGCGTCTCCTTGGTCTCACCGCTGGGCCCGCCGCAGTCCTGGTGATGCCGCGCGGGGTGCGTCGCCATGAAACGGTCGGCCAGCAGGTAGCCGGTCGTCATGGCGACGACGAGTGAAGCGCCCACCAGCATGGGCGGCGCGGGTACAGGAATGGCCAGCCAGCGACAACCGAAGCCGATGGTGAGCCCGAGCAGCAGCCCGACACAGAATTTCCAGCTCATGGGACGTTCTCCAACGTGACGAAGTGAGGGCTCGCTGGCGAGGCACCGACGAAGTGACGCACGGACGGAGGCTGCGCGTCGCGATGCAGGGCGCGAATCTTGTCCTGCAGGCGCTGCTCCTCCTGGGTGACTCGCTCATGCTGGCGGAGGTGCTCCAGCCAGGAATCGACGATGAAGTATTCGAGGAAGAGCCCCGGCCGCGCCGCGTCCTCCATCACCCCCCATTGCCCCGCCCCGTCGCGTCGACGGGTGCCTCCGAGCAGGTGGATGTGATGCAGGAACTCCTCGCGATTCGCCGGCTCGATCAGGTACTCCACCGTCACGAGCACCGGACCACGCGCATGCTCGATCTCCCCGGCCACGGCCGGCCGCGGCCAATGCGCGGACGGGGTGGTGTTCCGCGCCATGGCCGTGCTCAGACGGAAGCGCAGCGAGAAGACACCCGCGAGCACCGCCGCCACCGCCGCCACTGTCAGCGCTACCCCGGTGCCCGTGTACTGCGCGAGCGTGCCCCAGATCAGGCTGCCCGCTGCCATGCCCGCCGAGAAGACCACGATGTAGAGCGACAGCGCCCGAGCGCGCACCCAGGAGGGGACAGAGACATGCGCGGCCGTCTGCAGCAGTGACAGCACGGTGATCCACGACATGCCGTTGGCCAGCATCGCCACGCAGAGGATCCGCGGGTCGCGGATGCCCGCCAGGGCCAGCATGGAAAAGGAATAGAGCAGGGTGGCGGCGGGCACCAGCCTGTCGGCATCGAACCGCTCGCGGAGCTTGGGCAAGGCGATGGCTCCACCGATGGCTCCCGCGCCGATGAACCCCAGCAACATTCCATAGGTGCCTGCCCCGGCGGAGAGCTGTTGCCGGACCACGATCGGCAGCAGCGAGGGGAGGGCGCTGGCGAACACGAAGAAGCAGGCCGACTTGACCAGGACCGAGCGGAACTCGCCGGCCTGCACCGCATAGCGCAGCCCCGCGCGCAGCGCGCCGCCGAAGGACTCGGCGGGCAAGGTCGAGACGGACTTCGCCGCCTTCCACCGCCACAGGACGAACACCACGCCCAGGAACGACAGCGCGTTCAGGGAGAACGCCCAGGCCGCGCCGAATCGCGCCACGATCAGCCCGCCCAGCGCGGGACCAATGGAGCGGGCGATGTTCACACCGATGGAGCTCAACGCCACGGCCGGTGCCAGCATCGGGCGAGGAACCAGGTCGGCGGTGGTCGCCGCCTGGGCAGGCATCGCCAGCGCCGCGCCCGTGCCCAGCGCGAACGTCAGACACAGCAGGGTCCATGCCTCGAGCCGCCCGGCATGTGCCAGCAGGGCGACCCCCGTGGCCACGAAGAGCATCCACAGCTGCGCCCCGAGCAGGTACCGCCGGCGGTCGACGATGTCCGCCAGCGCGCCTGCAACGAGGGCGAACGAGACGACTGGCAGCGTCGTCGCGGCCTGCACCGCCGCGACCATGAGCGGTGAGCTCGTCCGCTCCGACATGAACCAGGAGGCGGCGACATCCTGGAGCCAGGTTCCGATGTTGCTGGTCAGGATCGCCAGCCAGAGCGCGCGGAATCCGGGGTGGCGAAGCGGTGCCCATGCGCCAACCGCTGGAGCGTCAGAAGGCATGGCACAAGCATCCCAACGCACCCCAGAAGTCGCGCAGCCCGCTGACCGGCGGAGAGTGGCGCGCGGCGTGATCCCTGCCGTGGCCGTGTACGGCACATGAGGTCCCGTGTGAGTGCGAGTGCCGTTGCGCTCGCGAGAACATGGCTCGGGCCTGCGCCTGGGTGCCGCCCTGGTATCCACCGAACCGGTTCACCGGCGACCAGTCCGGCATGGGCCTGGGCAACGTGGGGGCGAGCGGGCCGAAGTCATCACTGCCGTGCACCACCTTGCCGCCCACCACGGTCAACACGCTGGTGATGTCCCGGATGGCCTCTTCCGGCACGTGGAGGTAGTCCGAGGACAGCAGCGCGAAGTCGGCATATTGGCCCACCTTCAGGAGGCCCTTGCGATCCTGCTCGTGGGAGAACCAAGCACTGCCGTGCGTATACAGGCGCAGCGCCTCCTCTCGCTCCAGCCGGTTGTCATCGCCATACATCGACAGACCGCCCACCGTGCGGCCGGTGACCAGCCAGTACAACGCCACCCACGGGTTGTAGCTGGCCACGCGCGTGGCATCGGTGCCGGCGCCCACCGGTACGCCCGCGTCCAGCATCTTGCGCACCGGCGGCGTGTTCCGGGTCGCCGCTCCGCCGTAGCGCTCCGCGAAGTACTCGCCCTGGTACGCCATGCGATGCTGGATGGCGATACCGCCACGCAAGGCGCGCACGCGCTCGATGTTGCGCTCGGAGATGGTCTCGGCGTGGTCGATGAACCAGTGCAGGCCGTCGAAGGGCACCTCGCGGTTCACCTTCTCGTAGACGTCGAGCACGCGGCTGATGCTCTCGTCGTAGGTGGCATGGATGCGGAACGGCCAGCGGCGCTGGGCCAGCAGGCGGACCACGTCTTCCAGCTCGCCCTCCATCCCCTGTGGCAGCTCCGGGCGCGGCTCACGGAAGTCCTCGAAGTCCGCCGCGGAGAAGACCAGCATCTCGCC includes the following:
- a CDS encoding ISAs1 family transposase; this encodes MKERGELQRPREKAEGWSWRAPSPQVASAGKRRRSREQWSMSGVSGQRRRALRWAEVEWSQQVVDPRQTRGRRYEHRGLLMLLVAAFACGLKSLRRVEDLATDLGARVRQHLAVPKRVSDPTLWRLLARQSTAGLRQTVAVQVRRLLKSPDVEKVALPMGVLSVDGKSLWTSQQHQVAGLEAVANDEAGTPLWRLGTLRAVLTSVVAAPCVDLEFIGAKEGESPAFHQLVPRVVESWGEHFQVITADAGLTAAENAALVRSLGKHYLLGLKGNQPTLHGHAIESLADKRCAARARTEDRARGETVVRELWTHALKPGEVEFAGAQLLLCVRQTHLKRDGTQSIEWRYFVTSLSTVELSFAHLLRLVRLHWAIENRHHWTLDMVLEEDDRQPCLHSRSSLEVTAWLRVLAYNLVSAWRATLDQAWPLGVHSCPGCAPRWRSRRMDAC
- the sitI6 gene encoding SitI6 family double-CXXCG motif immunity protein, producing MTRFYELGHDESSPWKGWFEARHLWKMPGAHCPQCDAIWNTPAIAYPCVDLSNHPERHKLEKARLEEDFAEFERLRSVLRPFVPQEAPLEPGTMFGPLVGTIKGELGPLVLPRSGFHMLARRDILELLQSTSVRGLLGCPTRLRSSRSNGPEFLELQIEPHGLLHPQCLPPGKVAPCARCGRYDISLPESPILDAASLPRHLDLFRLANFPTLLIATERFKEGVERHAPHCLSFRELPPR
- a CDS encoding MFS transporter, which encodes MPSDAPAVGAWAPLRHPGFRALWLAILTSNIGTWLQDVAASWFMSERTSSPLMVAAVQAATTLPVVSFALVAGALADIVDRRRYLLGAQLWMLFVATGVALLAHAGRLEAWTLLCLTFALGTGAALAMPAQAATTADLVPRPMLAPAVALSSIGVNIARSIGPALGGLIVARFGAAWAFSLNALSFLGVVFVLWRWKAAKSVSTLPAESFGGALRAGLRYAVQAGEFRSVLVKSACFFVFASALPSLLPIVVRQQLSAGAGTYGMLLGFIGAGAIGGAIALPKLRERFDADRLVPAATLLYSFSMLALAGIRDPRILCVAMLANGMSWITVLSLLQTAAHVSVPSWVRARALSLYIVVFSAGMAAGSLIWGTLAQYTGTGVALTVAAVAAVLAGVFSLRFRLSTAMARNTTPSAHWPRPAVAGEIEHARGPVLVTVEYLIEPANREEFLHHIHLLGGTRRRDGAGQWGVMEDAARPGLFLEYFIVDSWLEHLRQHERVTQEEQRLQDKIRALHRDAQPPSVRHFVGASPASPHFVTLENVP
- a CDS encoding DUF2380 domain-containing protein; its protein translation is MLASGCGPWNQAWRDFQRARPGATRQQMYEHAWELIKRFKLVGFIVPYYDKPPYLLPPPIEY
- a CDS encoding DUF1427 family protein; translation: MSWKFCVGLLLGLTIGFGCRWLAIPVPAPPMLVGASLVVAMTTGYLLADRFMATHPARHHQDCGGPSGETKETRT
- a CDS encoding amidohydrolase, whose protein sequence is MIVRNARITTLDRDNPSATALAVAGGNLLAIGDDASVMAHATAGTRIIDAGGRRLIPGLNDSHLHLIRGGLNYNMELRWDGVRTLSDAMAMLEAQVARTPAPQWVRVVGGFSEHQFAEKRLPTLRELNEAAPETPVFILHLYDRALLNRAALRAVGYTRDSPEPPGGRIERDSAGNPTGLLLAKPNALILYATLAMGPKLPPEFQLNSTRHFMRELNRLGVTSVIDAGGGFQNYPEDYEIIQKLHADGELTVRIAYNLFTQKKGGELADFDKWSRMLKPLQGDGMLRHNGAGEMLVFSAADFEDFREPRPELPQGMEGELEDVVRLLAQRRWPFRIHATYDESISRVLDVYEKVNREVPFDGLHWFIDHAETISERNIERVRALRGGIAIQHRMAYQGEYFAERYGGAATRNTPPVRKMLDAGVPVGAGTDATRVASYNPWVALYWLVTGRTVGGLSMYGDDNRLEREEALRLYTHGSAWFSHEQDRKGLLKVGQYADFALLSSDYLHVPEEAIRDITSVLTVVGGKVVHGSDDFGPLAPTLPRPMPDWSPVNRFGGYQGGTQAQARAMFSRAQRHSHSHGTSCAVHGHGRDHAARHSPPVSGLRDFWGALGCLCHAF
- a CDS encoding DUF1427 family protein — protein: MMELMVGPVLALAIGAGCRLLDIPLPAPPKLQGALLVLAMTVGYLLGDKFLGMR